The DNA region TCTGGCGTTTTGCCCGACCCTCTTCCTCCTCTACTTCGGGCTGACGCTCCCCTTGGCGGTGACGGCCCCGGTGGGTGCGCTCTATCCGGTGGCGTTCGTGCTGGGCATGATGGGGGTGGTTTAAGGAAGCTGCTACGAAGCGCAAAGTGAAGAGTTTCCCGACCCCCTCAGTGTCAGGCAGATTGTCGAGCTTCCAATCTGCATAGCACCCGCTCCAGCGCCCGTGCGTTGCCACTCTGGACACAGCGCTCACAGATACAAACATCCAAGTCTCGATACACTCGCCAGCCCTTTGTCCCAGCGACCTCCCACGCCTCCTCTTCATTCGCCTGCCGGGCTGTGCTCTCGCCGCAGGCATCACAGAGAAGGTACACACCCTGACCCTGGGGTCTGACATGATTGCGGGTTCGCCAGGCCGCTACCCCATCGAGGTGCGAGGAGACGGACGGTAACAGGGGGCTGGTCTTTCCCGCTCGCGCATCCTCAACAATGCACGCTGTACGCGACTGCATCCGGCGCATCAGCTCCAATCCAGCCTGATCCATCGTGTAGACCGGCAGATGCATACCCTGGACATAGGCATGCCCCACAATCACATGGTCCGGGAAGGCGGCGCGGAGCCAGTCTTCCAGGTGATCGAGGGCTTCCCGGTAGGTCCGCTCAGCGATCAGGACGAACGCGTCGCGTTCGTCCTCCAGCCGTAAGCAGTGGGTCAGCGTCAGGCCCCACAATACGCGCCATTCCCGTACGCACGCTTGCAGCCGCAAGAAGTCAGCTTCAGAGACCCGTTCAAGCCCCAGCAGCATCACGTCAGCGGTACTCATTCTGTGGGAAGCATAGCCGTGGATGAAAGCTGCTTAAAGGTAGAAATCTACTGGTAGTCTTCTCCCACACCTTTGTGTGCAGTAGAAAACTCGGCTGACCAGTCCCGCAATTCCTGACAGAATTACGTTATCCGCGTATTTCTCAGATTCGCCGGGAGGTCTCCTTGCTGGTCCGCAATGCACAGCTCCAGGTCGTCAGCACCCAACCCCTCATCGCCCGCTTGCTCGAAGATGCGCTCCATGCCCGTCTCCCTGAATTTCCGGCCGTCTCGCTGGTCCTGGACTGGCCGGTCGGCTTTGCCTTTCAGATGGTGACGCCAGAATCGGCCGCCAGCAGCTTCGTGCTGACCCAGAACGCCTGTCCCGAATACCTCGATGATCTGTGGAACCTGGGCCTGCTGGGCTTGGCGTACCGGAGCCGCACCCTGGAGGAACTCGCGGAGTTGCTGCGGCGTGCAGAAACCCGGGAGCGGGTCCGCTTGACGCCTGCTCAGCGCTCTCCTTTAACGCCAGCAGAAGGGGACTTGCTGCGCCTGGTGGCACGCGGTCTCGCCAACAAGGAAATTGCCCGTGAGTTGGGAATTGCCAATCAGACCGTACAAAACGGCCTGACACGCGTGTTTCAGAAGCTGGGCGTGAGTAGCCGTAACGAAGCGATTCTGTATTACTGGGACATCGCCAACAAGCCACCTATACAATGACGACCATGCTGCGTAAGATGATCTGTGCCCTTGCCATTCTGGCTGCCAGTGTTGCGGGCGCTGGTGGCAGAGACGTGCCACTCCCCTCACGTCTCTTGCCAGACCAGGAACTCGGGCAGGCACTGTGCATCCGCAACCTTCAGGGCTTCCGCACGGTGCCCGCGGGAGTCCCGGTCACTTATTCCAGGAACATCAACAACTCCGGCCATGTCGGTCAGTCGTATTTCTGGGTAGGCACGGCGCGCTTTCAACAGGGCGGGCAGGTCAGGACCGTGCGGTTTACTTGCACCGTGACGAATGGCAAGGCAGCCGTGACGCTCCGCTAAAAGCCGGGAAGCGCCACGGGAAAGGAGAGGGCTTCATTGGCCCTCTCCTTTCCCATGGGTTACGTCAGTTGGGCGATCAGCGGTACGTTCTGGATGACCATGCCTTGCCGCTGATACTGAGGCGTGCGGTTGACCAGGGCACCCAGGGAGCCTTGCGTGGTGGCATTCCAGTCAAGCCACACGCCGCCACGCTGCACCTTCACGTTGCGGAACGTCACTTGCGGGTGCCGGGGCGTATAGCCGCTGGATGACGTGGCACTGTTGTCCTCCCCGCCGATCAGCATCTTGCCGGAGTAGGTTGGGGACGCCACGGCGGCCGTGCGAGAGAACGTGATGCGCCCGTCCTGTACAGTCGCGTCCGCTTCCGTGCCCCGGTTGACGATCTTGACGAAGACCTCACTGGTAGGGCTCACAATCTGGTTCTGCTGACCAAATTTGGCGTGATTGGCGAAGTAGCGCCAGACTGGGCCGTTTCCATCGCCCTTATCTGCGTAGCTGAGGCCAACTTCGTAATAGTCGTCCAAAGCAAGAAAGAAGTTGACGAAATCATACGTGCTCAGACCCGTAGGCGTTGCTGGGACGCTAATGTATCCCTGTATGCCCGTGAAGTTCGACTCTGCCGTGTATACCTTCACAAATTCCTGAAGAGCCATGCTGTACCTCCCGAACCAAATTTGAAGTGATCACTTCTGGAGTAAGCATGGTGTATACAAGTCTTATTTTAAACTCTGAAATCTACCTCATTGCTACAAGAAATCTACAGGTAGAAAAGTTTTTAAAGTAAAACTTTTCTACCCGGCATAGGAAAGATCTGTGGTGCATTTTTGTTGACTGGTTTGGATGGGAAAGCAGAGATGTACTGGTATATTCGGATAGGCATACTGGTAGAAAACGTTCTTTCTCTCAAACGGATGGATCCGCATACCGATTGCAGAAGTGGCCACTTCAATTCAGAACCACCAGGAGTGCAGATATGCCAGCCATTCGTATCCCCCGCAGCAACTTCAAAGTCCGTTTCTCTGGTGACGCCAGCGGTGCTGGTCGTCGCAATGTCCCGACGTTCGTAAGGGGCGACGCCAATGCCATCGCCGGGTCCAACTTCATGTTCTTCGATCTCTCTACTGGAGAGCTGACTGGGCTGTTCGTACTCGATGGCGACAGGAAGCATGGCGTAACTGGGAAAAACATCGACGTGATCAGCCTTAACGGCAACGGTGCAGTGGTTTTTCACGACGAGAACAGTGCCTACTCGCAGTCGTCCAGCCTGATCTGGAGTATGGCCGCTGGACCAATCATCGTGCGAGGTGGTAATTTCACTGATGCCACCTGGGGGAAGTACAGCGTGGATCAGCTTGGTCCCACCGTCAACCGTCAGCGCATCTGCCTGGGCCTGCACAGCAGCGGCGACTATATCCTTGCCTACCGCGCCTCGATCAACCTTACGGACTTGGCCGGGTACATGAAGTCGCTGGGTTGCACGGACGCGATCGCCGGGGATGGCGGCGGCTCTGCGCAGTTGTACCTGGAAGACCGCAACACCCTGTTCGGCAGTGATGCCCGTTCGGTACACGTCATTCCGGTCGCGCTGACCAGCTACAGCTACATCAGCAGCATTGCCTGATTCTCTCTGGTTCCACGGTTGCGCCTGTGCCCTCAAAGGGCACAGGCGCGACTCTCATTACCATGCTAAACACTGCTTTCATGTCCCCCGTTCACCGCCGTTGGCTCACCGCCAGCCTGCTCAACTCTTTGGTGGCGCTACCCGTTCACGCACAAAGCGGTGACGCAGCTGCACGTACCCTGAGCTTCGACAGCCTCATGTACGCGATGTTTGCCAGCCCCTACCCGGACTTGAGCCGGAACTTCACTACGGGCACGCCCCAGGCCGCAAGCAACCTGCTGCGCTTGCGGCTCCCGCCCCCAGCACCAAGCGGCTACAAACTGCTGGGTACCTGGACGACCACACAGGCACTTGTCGAGCGGGCGGTCCGCCAGGACGACACCCGCTCCCCAGCCGCCCTGCTGCTGTACACTCGTTCCACTCCTCGACCACCGGCCAGCGCTGAACAGGGCACGGCCATTGCGATTCTCGTAGGGCGATGGTCGGGTACACCTGCCGCCCTTGCCTCTTACGAAGGGCAACTTGACCGTGCGTCCTTCAACCGCCGCTCCTGGGCAACGGGAACAATTTTCAGCTCTTGCAACGCTGTGAACATCGTCGTGGAGGATTACCCGCTGCTTCGGCGCGCTGTGCATCGCTCCTGCGAAGCGCAGTACCGAACGCAAGACACTTTCCTTAAAGTCAATGTGGTGAATCTGGACGAGCAACGGGCCGTGATGGAATTGCAGCGCGCCGCAGCCGCCTTCGGACTTGTCGGCGGAAAGTAAATTAGAAGGGGCATCCTCAATCCCTGACAAACGCCGTTTGGGGCTGAGAAGCTACGGACGACGTTCTGCCGCTTATCTCGGTTGGCACATTGACCACCACGTCCTCTGCATTCTGAGGAGGACGGCTTGTCTAAGAACGTCTCGTCATCGAGCAAAAGCATTCCTCGTCACCCGAAAGCTAGAAACGGCCCCCTCAGACGCTCCCCAGCCAGGCTCAGCCAAGCCCCAAACGGGGTCCTACGATTGCAACAACAAATCGGGCACACTAAGTGCCGAATTGCACTCTGGCATCGGTACTTCCTCCGCTGTGAGGTGAGGTGTACGCTGCGGTTGCCCTACAACACGCACCCACGGCGGCTGGCCCTCCCGTGGAAGTACCGTCACTGCCGATTCCCGGCACTTTTTCAGGGAGGCTCCATGCAGCAGCGCTGGACCATCGACGAACTCATCGACACCTGGACGCTGCTGCCCACCGAGACCGACCTGCTGCGGAACAAGACCGGCCCCACCCGCTTGGGCTTCGCCGTCATGCTCAAGGCCTTCCAGCACGAGGGCCGTTTCCCCTACAACACCCATGAGGTGCCCGAAGCCGTCGTCGAGTACGTCGCCCGGCAGGTCGGCGTGGCGACCGACGAGTACCGGGACTTCAACTGGCGCAGCCGCAACAGCAGCTACCAGCGTCAGGACATCCGGGCGTTCTGTGGGTTCCGCGAGTTCACCACCGAGGATGCGGGCACGCTGACGGACTGGCTGAGCCAGTCCGTTGTTCCGCACGAGACCCGCTCCGGGGCTGTGACCGAAGCTGCTCTGCGCTGGCTCCGCGAAAACGGGATCGAGCCCCCCAGCCCCGGGCGGCTCCAGCGGTTCGTGGACGCGGCGGAACGGCACTATGACCTGCGCCTGTGCCAGACCATCCACAACCGCTTGAGTACCGAACACCGGGCAGGGCTGGAGGCGCTGCTGAGGCCGACGGCGCTGGAGGAAGACCAGCCGGAAGACCACGAGGGCCAAGGCCCTCGTAGTTCAGCCCTGCAAAACCTGCGGACCAACTCGGAGAAACGCGGCGTGGAGAGCGTGGAAGAGCAGATCGAGAAGCTCCGCCTGCTCCGTCGGTTGCAGCTCCCCCAGGCCCTCTTCGCGGACGTGGCCCCCCACGTCCTGACCCGTTACCGCGAGCGGGCCTCCAATGAGTCCCCCAGCCACTTTCGTGCCCAGACCCCGTCCGTGCGTCTCACGCTGCTCGCGGCCTTCTGCGTCGCCCGCATGACAGAACTGACCGACGCCCTGGTCACGCATCTGGTGGACATGGTCCACCACATCAACGTTAAGGCCGAGCGGCGGGTGGAGCGGAACTTCGTGGCCGAGTTCCGGCGGGTCCACAACAAGGACCGCATTCTGGAGCGGTTGCTGGAGGCCGCACTGGGCAATCCCGACGGCACAGTGCGCGAGGTGCTGTTCCC from Deinococcus sp. HSC-46F16 includes:
- a CDS encoding LuxR C-terminal-related transcriptional regulator is translated as MLVRNAQLQVVSTQPLIARLLEDALHARLPEFPAVSLVLDWPVGFAFQMVTPESAASSFVLTQNACPEYLDDLWNLGLLGLAYRSRTLEELAELLRRAETRERVRLTPAQRSPLTPAEGDLLRLVARGLANKEIARELGIANQTVQNGLTRVFQKLGVSSRNEAILYYWDIANKPPIQ
- a CDS encoding phosphodiester glycosidase family protein; its protein translation is MPAIRIPRSNFKVRFSGDASGAGRRNVPTFVRGDANAIAGSNFMFFDLSTGELTGLFVLDGDRKHGVTGKNIDVISLNGNGAVVFHDENSAYSQSSSLIWSMAAGPIIVRGGNFTDATWGKYSVDQLGPTVNRQRICLGLHSSGDYILAYRASINLTDLAGYMKSLGCTDAIAGDGGGSAQLYLEDRNTLFGSDARSVHVIPVALTSYSYISSIA